One segment of Panicum virgatum strain AP13 chromosome 3K, P.virgatum_v5, whole genome shotgun sequence DNA contains the following:
- the LOC120699451 gene encoding uncharacterized protein LOC120699451 → MAGGGLLGGAFWATRALEVVKRNDGPGLLWKRIKLTTTRKTNAKKRLKRLWQNEAVIRACAQSESSSASNTASAAAKQQ, encoded by the exons ATGGCGGGCGGGGGCCTGCTCGGGGGCGCGTTCTGGGCGACGCGGGCGCTGGAGGTGGTGAAGAGGAACGACGGGCCGGGCCTGCTGTGGAAGCGCATCAAGCTCACCACCACCCGCAAGACAAACGCCAAGAAGCGCCTCAAGAGGCTCTGGCAG aATGAAGCGGTTATAAGGGCCTGTGCTCAATCAGAATCGTCGTCCGCATCAAACACCGCTTCGGCAGCTGCGAAACAGCAGTAG